In the Bos javanicus breed banteng chromosome 4, ARS-OSU_banteng_1.0, whole genome shotgun sequence genome, tgtgatccctgggtcaggaagatcctctggaggagggaatggctacacactccagtattcttacctggagaatggacagaggagccggcaggctacagtccatggggttgcaaaaagtcagacataattgagcaattaacactttcacactttttaacttaattactAAAATGAGTGGGTTTTTGTGATTTAAAGTGACTAACTGGAGGCCCATTTGTATTATTTAAGAGTTACCAGAGGCCGAGGCTGGGGGCCTGTGGCCGATGGAGCCCGCGATGGAGCCAGAGACTCTGGAGGCGCGAATCAACAGAGCCACAAACCCCCTGAACAAGGAGCTGAACTGGGCCAGCATCAACGGCTTCTGTGAGCAGCTCAACGAGGACTTTGAGGGGCCTCCACTTGCCACCCGGCTGTTGGCCCACAAGATCCAGTCCCCGCAGGAGTGGGAGGCAGTCCAGGCCCTGACGGTGCTGGAAACATGCATGAAGAGCTGCGGCAAAAGGTTCCACGACGAGGTGGGCAAGTTCCGCTTCCTCAACAAGCTTATCAAGGTCGTGTCTCCCAAGTACCTGGGTTCTCGGACATCAGAGAAGGTGAAGAACAAGATCCTAGAGCTTCTCTACAGCTGGATGGTTGGCCTCCCCGAGGAGGTGAAGATTGCAGAggtctaccaaaaaaaaaaaaaaaaaagagttaccaGAGAACTCAGAGTTCTGCCTGAAATTCTATCCAGGTGATGGTAAAGAAAATCTCATGGAGTAGATTATAGAAGATactgagaaatacaaataatgttGCTCAGCAATTGAAGCTTCTAAGATCTGCTTGTTAAATGTACCAGTTATAATGGCAAATGACGTGGAAACACATGGAGATGATTATATCTCTATGGAGAAGGCAGAAGATAAGCCATCATGCTACCAGACATAGTCACAGCTTACCAGATCCCCAAAAGAGACAGGCAGCTGTGGATGGTACTATCTGAAGCATTAAGGGTTCCATTGTAGCCTAGAATCACGCTCTTGGACTTTTATACCCTCCTGGCCCTCCATCACACCCTTTTGTTCCAGAGACTTTGCTTATGTGCCTACACACTCATGGGGTGCAAAACACCCCCATGTGGTTGAATGTTAACTAGGAGACTGGATGAAATGAAACACAATATCATAGAATATTATCCAGGAGGCTTAGACTTTAGATCTGTCTGTGTTTCATTTGTGAATGTCCCAAAACCATTTCTTGGAAAATACATCATTTTCCCTCTCTTCATTAAACACTAAAACAAGCATTTTGAATAAAGCATTTAAATATATAGATAAGTCCATTTCTGGATCCTGTTCTTTGTCTCCCTTAGATCCCTTAGCTTTATGCCTGCACTGGCACAAGAAGAATAGCAAAAAGGCTAATGGGACTAGAACAGAGAGAGAGGAGCAGAGTAACAGGAGATGAGATCAGAGAGGAATCTTCTCAGGGGGTAAGGGGGAGAGTTACATTCTGCCTTTAAACTTTGTGAGCCATGGAAGGGTTTTGAGCAGCGGGTGATGTGATTTGACAGGTAATAACAAGATCACTCCAACTGCTGTGTTGTTCTATGGAGAACAGATGGCGGGGAGCAAGAATGGAAGTAGGAAGTTATTGAAATAATTCAGGTGAGAGATGACAGCTGCCTGGACTGGGGTCTTGGAGGTGGAAGTGCTGAGACGTGGTTAGAATCTGAATCTGTTCTGAAGGTAGAGCCAATAAGATGTCCTAGTGGGCTGGATATGAAGTGGGAACAAAAGCATGAGGTCAATAATAATTCTGAGGTTTTTTGGTCTGAGTAACCAGAAGGATGGAATGACTATAACCTGAAATGTAATACAGGGTAGAAGGAAGAAGTTTCAGGGGAACAACACTATTTTAGACATGTCTAATTTGAGATCTCCCAGATACGAAAGTAGAGATATTAAGTAGGTAGTTCAACACATAAGTTTGTGTTTAAGAGAGAGATCCAGGTCAGGGATCAACCAGACAATTTGCAGTCTTTGGGACAGACACAGTATTTAGTGCCACGTGAT is a window encoding:
- the LOC133246891 gene encoding ADP-ribosylation factor-binding protein GGA1-like, with the protein product MEPAMEPETLEARINRATNPLNKELNWASINGFCEQLNEDFEGPPLATRLLAHKIQSPQEWEAVQALTVLETCMKSCGKRFHDEVGKFRFLNKLIKVVSPKYLGSRTSEKVKNKILELLYSWMVGLPEEVKIAEVYQKKKKKRVTRELRVLPEILSR